From bacterium, one genomic window encodes:
- a CDS encoding sigma-70 family RNA polymerase sigma factor, with the protein MNQAQEPTHRQGESKKLERKEPSANQDMDASHDLNSGTLPSVEFPTPTPFPPTSKDSEAILNDPIKQCLEQTKLYPLFSPEEEKQIAHDLQNARTAFQQKLFTYPFAARQVVQLYQDVLDGNKRIEKVIDEPELVQLGGARHKRNTLPSTIRQITALCDKIEQLSGISASGSPQVPLYRKSLSKILMTNSIHETHVDEIAIDTCSKLVALHKGDNLLSQEDVRSLVTGEKKAFASAQSLFNARNQYSELKQKLAAGNQRLVISIAKRYNNPHSDFIDLIQYGNLGLMRACERFDVKRNLKFSTYATWWITQRITRGMAESASVIRIPLNRLQERSKILKAEEKLSKAGKVPSPEAIAQKTGIKPQTVRDLSTASSPVRSMDALGLPSRNGMVRNSLTDVLEDPNAEDPTSQIRKSDLEELINTMLKGLSTVERETLKYRFGLSEYPQKTLKQLGEEFGDIRGNGRSITRERVRQIETRALDKLRRSLLRRDLESFTEDI; encoded by the coding sequence ATGAATCAAGCCCAAGAACCTACACACCGCCAAGGCGAGTCGAAGAAACTGGAGCGCAAAGAGCCCAGTGCTAACCAAGATATGGATGCTAGTCATGACCTCAATAGCGGCACGCTCCCCTCTGTTGAGTTCCCCACCCCTACTCCGTTCCCTCCTACCTCCAAGGACTCAGAGGCGATTCTTAACGATCCGATCAAGCAGTGTCTTGAACAAACAAAACTCTATCCTCTCTTCTCGCCTGAAGAGGAAAAACAAATTGCGCACGATCTACAAAATGCTCGCACAGCGTTTCAGCAGAAACTGTTTACTTATCCATTCGCCGCCCGACAAGTAGTTCAGCTCTATCAAGATGTACTTGATGGCAATAAGAGAATAGAAAAAGTCATAGACGAACCTGAGCTAGTCCAATTAGGGGGCGCCCGGCACAAGCGGAACACGTTACCCTCCACCATTCGTCAGATTACGGCGCTTTGTGACAAGATAGAGCAGCTATCAGGCATCTCAGCTTCTGGCTCTCCTCAGGTTCCACTCTATCGGAAGAGCCTTTCAAAGATCTTAATGACTAACTCAATTCATGAGACTCACGTAGACGAAATAGCAATCGATACCTGCTCAAAGCTGGTTGCACTTCATAAAGGCGATAATCTCCTTTCTCAGGAAGATGTCAGGAGCTTAGTGACAGGTGAAAAAAAGGCATTTGCATCAGCGCAAAGTCTCTTCAACGCTCGAAATCAATATAGCGAACTGAAGCAAAAACTTGCAGCAGGAAATCAAAGACTCGTGATATCGATCGCAAAACGATATAACAATCCGCATAGTGACTTCATAGATCTGATTCAATACGGGAACCTCGGATTGATGCGCGCCTGTGAGCGGTTTGACGTAAAGCGGAATCTTAAGTTCAGCACCTATGCCACCTGGTGGATTACACAGAGAATCACCCGTGGAATGGCCGAAAGTGCTTCTGTCATCCGTATCCCGCTTAATAGACTACAGGAGCGCTCAAAGATTTTAAAAGCAGAGGAGAAACTCTCAAAGGCCGGAAAAGTTCCATCGCCGGAAGCAATTGCTCAAAAAACAGGTATCAAACCTCAGACGGTCCGAGATCTATCCACCGCATCAAGCCCAGTGAGAAGCATGGATGCTTTAGGCTTGCCTTCAAGAAATGGGATGGTACGCAATTCCCTTACTGATGTACTAGAAGATCCAAACGCCGAAGATCCCACCTCACAAATTAGAAAAAGTGATTTAGAGGAGCTCATTAACACCATGCTCAAAGGACTAAGCACGGTAGAGAGAGAGACGTTGAAGTATCGGTTTGGATTATCTGAATACCCGCAAAAAACCCTGAAACAGCTTGGCGAGGAATTTGGTGACATTCGAGGGAACGGCCGGTCAATTACTCGCGAGCGAGTACGTCAAATTGAAACACGCGCACTTGATAAGCTCAGACGTTCGTTATTGCGTCGCGACCTGGAAAGTTTTACCGAAGACATTTAA
- a CDS encoding flagellar motor protein PomA (Homologous to MotA in E. coli and Salmonella. With PomB forms the ion channels that couple flagellar rotation to sodium motive force across the membrane and forms the stator elements of the rotary flagellar machine.), whose amino-acid sequence MDIATLVGLGAAFGCIFFAIAIGGSALVFINVPSLIIVVGGTIGVTFIKYPLAHTLNAVKIAFKTFFHKPETQVELIQLGIELATIARRDGLLGLEGIEVQNEFLAKGIQLAVDGHDEEYVARILATEINQQIDRHERGQHLFKGMGDSAPAMGMIGTLIGLVQMLSNMEDPKSIGPAMAVALLTTLYGAVMANCAALPISDKLSHRSKEEKNNRMLILEAVSGVQKGMSPKVLEEMLLVYLPVTERKNIALNKK is encoded by the coding sequence GTGGATATTGCAACCCTCGTAGGACTAGGGGCCGCCTTCGGTTGTATCTTTTTTGCAATCGCAATCGGCGGTAGTGCACTCGTATTCATTAACGTGCCCTCTCTCATTATCGTAGTAGGAGGAACCATCGGTGTTACCTTCATTAAGTATCCTCTCGCTCACACCTTGAACGCAGTAAAAATCGCTTTTAAAACCTTCTTTCATAAGCCTGAGACGCAAGTAGAACTCATTCAGCTCGGCATCGAGCTTGCTACAATAGCCCGTCGAGATGGACTACTCGGCCTTGAAGGTATTGAAGTTCAAAATGAGTTTCTCGCAAAGGGCATACAGCTCGCAGTTGACGGTCACGACGAGGAGTATGTTGCTCGAATTCTTGCAACAGAGATTAATCAGCAAATTGACCGACACGAGCGTGGCCAGCACTTGTTTAAGGGAATGGGTGACTCTGCTCCTGCAATGGGAATGATCGGTACCCTGATTGGGTTAGTTCAGATGCTATCGAATATGGAAGATCCAAAATCAATCGGACCTGCTATGGCTGTTGCTCTTCTGACAACACTCTATGGAGCGGTCATGGCAAACTGCGCCGCTCTTCCTATCTCGGATAAACTTTCGCATCGGAGCAAAGAGGAAAAAAATAACAGAATGCTCATTCTTGAAGCCGTGAGCGGTGTTCAAAAAGGGATGAGCCCCAAGGTATTAGAAGAAATGCTACTCGTTTATCTACCAGTTACTGAACGAAAAAATATTGCGCTGAATAAAAAATAA
- the nusG gene encoding transcription termination/antitermination protein NusG, whose product MDSHENKALQVDEEVGLEARDGLTGDGLTGDGLTGEDEVSSVVENEEVVESSAVESSSESSSESAPNDSAGNDSASEAQSGADELQSPEAEAGQDEVSEEVQEIEGSSNSQKDFNWYVVQAYVGFEHKVKRALEERIRSNAMEDFFGEVRVPEETVVELVRGQKKTSTRKFFPGYVLVQMELNRDTWHLIKETPKVSGFIGDETDPQPLSPEEVERIVQQVEEGVAAPKAKLSFSEGETVKVVDGPFTDFSGTVEEVKPEKGKVKVLISIFGRATPVELDFIQVEKA is encoded by the coding sequence ATGGATTCACACGAGAATAAAGCATTGCAGGTCGATGAAGAGGTCGGGCTAGAGGCTCGTGACGGGCTCACTGGAGACGGGCTCACTGGAGACGGGCTCACTGGAGAAGATGAAGTGTCTTCCGTGGTGGAGAACGAGGAGGTAGTGGAATCGTCTGCAGTGGAATCGTCTTCGGAGTCCAGTTCTGAAAGTGCTCCTAATGATAGCGCTGGCAATGATAGCGCGAGTGAAGCTCAGTCTGGCGCCGATGAACTTCAGTCTCCAGAAGCTGAGGCAGGTCAAGATGAAGTGAGTGAGGAAGTCCAAGAGATTGAAGGGTCCTCCAACTCCCAAAAAGATTTTAACTGGTATGTTGTGCAAGCCTATGTTGGCTTCGAGCATAAGGTGAAAAGAGCTCTAGAGGAGCGGATTCGTTCCAACGCAATGGAAGATTTTTTTGGCGAGGTGCGAGTTCCTGAGGAGACAGTGGTTGAGCTTGTGCGTGGCCAGAAAAAGACCTCTACCAGGAAGTTCTTTCCAGGCTATGTGCTGGTTCAGATGGAGCTCAACAGAGATACGTGGCACCTCATCAAAGAAACTCCAAAAGTCTCTGGATTTATTGGGGATGAAACAGATCCGCAGCCACTAAGCCCTGAGGAAGTAGAAAGGATAGTTCAACAGGTTGAAGAAGGAGTTGCGGCGCCTAAGGCGAAGCTGAGCTTCTCTGAAGGTGAGACCGTAAAGGTGGTGGATGGACCGTTTACGGATTTTAGCGGAACGGTAGAAGAGGTGAAGCCAGAAAAAGGTAAGGTGAA
- a CDS encoding CBS domain-containing protein, whose amino-acid sequence MRRWEMSKSEKSIEKLGEELQKALRMQCLQDSMPMDRGFLCSSVSLLDPPEPISVREDASLDNVMRILQDNKIGCVIVINELGELAGIFSERDYVLKIYEKGITGANLVSEFMTREPISIALDETIAFALTLMSQGGFRHLPIVDDANIPVGMVSIKNIVDYLSNEIFESLMSVG is encoded by the coding sequence ATGAGGAGATGGGAAATGAGTAAATCTGAGAAAAGCATTGAGAAGCTTGGAGAAGAGCTCCAGAAAGCACTTCGAATGCAGTGCCTGCAAGATTCCATGCCTATGGATAGAGGGTTTCTCTGCTCTAGCGTTTCCCTTCTTGATCCTCCGGAGCCGATATCGGTACGAGAGGATGCCTCCCTTGATAATGTAATGCGCATTCTCCAGGACAATAAAATTGGTTGTGTCATCGTAATTAATGAACTTGGAGAACTCGCTGGGATATTTAGTGAGCGGGACTACGTGCTTAAGATTTATGAGAAAGGGATAACGGGTGCGAATTTGGTTTCAGAGTTTATGACCAGAGAGCCTATTAGTATTGCTCTCGATGAAACAATAGCATTTGCACTTACTTTAATGTCTCAGGGTGGCTTCAGGCACCTTCCAATTGTTGATGATGCAAACATTCCAGTCGGCATGGTCTCCATAAAAAATATCGTTGATTACCTCTCCAATGAGATCTTTGAGAGCCTGATGTCCGTTGGTTAA
- a CDS encoding asparagine--tRNA ligase, which yields MKQRIQHIHQGDLPPGQYSFSGWVKTHRQSKNVSFIELTDGSSVAGLQLVLSPALESYSAVAQEITTGSSVRVSGELRESPAKGQRFELEVSSIELIGSADAEKYPLQKKGHTLEFLREHLQLRSRSNTLGAVFRIRSALSFAVHEFFQQRGFLHLHSPIITTSDCEGAGEVFRVTTLEIDNPSFEGRSIDYSKDFFGEKSGLSVSGQLEAEVFALSHTDCYTFGPTFRSENSNTTRHLAEFWMIEPEMAFCDLDGNISLAHEFVTTLAKAVLERCEHDLAFLAAREWVDYDLVELLQFLSESEYVVMEYSEAIRVLENAEQRFEFPVQWGMDLQAEHERYLTEQHVQKPVFVVNYPASIKAFYMRQNDDERETVAAMDLLVPRLGELIGGSQREERLDRLESRMMAMGISTEELAWYLDLRRFGSVPHSGFGLGFERLIMYFTGMQNIRDVIPFPRYPGHARG from the coding sequence GTGAAACAGAGAATTCAACATATCCATCAGGGAGACTTGCCTCCGGGACAATACTCTTTTTCTGGCTGGGTAAAGACTCATCGGCAGTCAAAGAACGTTTCTTTCATTGAGCTCACGGATGGTTCTAGTGTAGCCGGACTGCAACTCGTTCTCTCTCCTGCTCTTGAAAGTTATTCAGCGGTAGCCCAGGAGATCACAACGGGATCATCAGTAAGGGTTTCGGGCGAGTTAAGAGAGTCGCCGGCGAAGGGACAGCGATTCGAATTAGAAGTAAGCTCAATAGAACTCATCGGCTCAGCCGATGCAGAAAAATATCCTCTTCAGAAAAAGGGACACACTTTAGAGTTTTTACGCGAGCATCTTCAGCTCAGATCTCGTTCAAATACCCTGGGCGCTGTATTTCGAATACGTTCAGCACTTTCTTTTGCGGTACATGAGTTCTTTCAACAGAGAGGATTCCTCCACTTGCATTCACCAATCATTACCACTTCCGATTGCGAGGGGGCGGGGGAAGTGTTCCGTGTTACTACCTTGGAAATTGATAATCCGAGTTTTGAAGGACGTTCAATAGATTATTCCAAAGATTTCTTCGGAGAAAAGTCTGGCTTGTCGGTATCGGGACAGCTAGAGGCAGAGGTTTTTGCTCTCTCGCATACTGATTGCTACACTTTTGGACCAACATTTCGCTCTGAGAATTCTAATACTACTCGGCATCTTGCTGAATTTTGGATGATAGAACCTGAGATGGCATTCTGCGATCTTGATGGAAACATCTCCCTTGCACATGAATTCGTTACCACACTGGCAAAGGCAGTCCTAGAACGCTGCGAACATGATCTCGCATTTCTCGCTGCCCGTGAATGGGTTGACTATGATCTCGTAGAGCTCCTCCAGTTTCTCTCCGAGAGTGAATACGTAGTCATGGAGTATTCAGAGGCTATTCGAGTGCTTGAAAATGCGGAGCAGCGTTTTGAGTTTCCTGTTCAATGGGGGATGGACCTGCAAGCAGAGCACGAGCGATACCTTACTGAGCAGCATGTTCAGAAGCCCGTTTTTGTCGTGAATTACCCAGCATCAATTAAAGCGTTTTACATGAGACAAAATGATGATGAACGGGAAACAGTGGCAGCAATGGATCTTTTAGTTCCGCGTTTGGGGGAGCTTATCGGTGGTTCGCAGCGCGAGGAACGACTCGATCGATTGGAGTCTCGTATGATGGCTATGGGAATCTCGACCGAGGAATTGGCCTGGTATCTCGATCTGAGGCGGTTTGGCTCCGTGCCACATAGTGGATTCGGGCTCGGATTTGAGCGGTTGATTATGTACTTTACTGGCATGCAGAATATAAGAGACGTTATCCCATTTCCACGTTATCCAGGACACGCGAGGGGATAG
- a CDS encoding sodium:proton antiporter, whose amino-acid sequence MSEVVHGKRGPIAILQEFSIPLIAGVLAAVAWANLDHHSYHDIMHWSPFGHESHFNFHFLMNDLFMALFFGIAAKEITESCLPGGALNPPKKAINPLLGTIGGVVGPVGVYFLIVAMTGDSSIRNGWGIPTATDIALAWLVARMIFGKGHPAVSFLLLLAVADDGLGLGIIAIFYPDPHHPVNPAWLGLVGAGMAAAYGMRRAKVHSFWPYLIAGGALSWCGLYFAHLHPALALVPIIPFMPSRGHDDGLFAEGESEAHHDTLNNFEHSFKLPVDLGLFGFGLANAGVEFSSMGNATVAVLLALAIGKTGGIFMFSWIGHKLGFPLPAGMGWRSLMTAGCVAGLGLTVALFVAGVAFTEPGLQGAAKMGALLSAFIAPIAMFMGRALGVRQEFERLSREETTIIEDMDIAYETPADEVPADEYEQPQVASGEEEQTPLQ is encoded by the coding sequence ATGTCTGAAGTTGTTCATGGAAAGCGTGGTCCAATTGCAATCCTGCAAGAGTTTTCAATACCACTGATTGCCGGAGTTCTCGCCGCTGTTGCCTGGGCCAACCTAGATCACCACAGTTATCACGATATAATGCACTGGTCCCCGTTTGGCCACGAGAGTCATTTTAATTTTCATTTTTTGATGAATGATTTATTCATGGCGCTCTTCTTTGGAATTGCAGCAAAGGAGATCACCGAAAGTTGTCTTCCCGGAGGAGCACTTAATCCCCCAAAGAAAGCAATTAACCCACTGCTTGGAACAATTGGTGGGGTCGTCGGTCCTGTCGGAGTTTATTTTCTTATCGTTGCGATGACTGGTGATTCATCGATTCGAAATGGCTGGGGGATACCAACAGCAACCGATATTGCTCTGGCATGGCTCGTAGCAAGAATGATTTTTGGTAAGGGTCATCCAGCCGTTAGCTTTCTGTTATTGCTCGCTGTTGCAGATGATGGTCTTGGACTCGGCATTATTGCCATCTTTTATCCAGATCCACACCATCCAGTTAACCCAGCGTGGCTCGGACTTGTCGGAGCAGGCATGGCAGCAGCCTACGGTATGCGCCGAGCCAAAGTGCACAGTTTTTGGCCCTACTTGATTGCTGGGGGAGCCCTCAGCTGGTGCGGGCTTTACTTCGCACATCTTCATCCGGCCCTAGCGCTGGTTCCAATTATTCCCTTTATGCCAAGTCGTGGACACGATGATGGACTCTTTGCTGAAGGTGAAAGCGAAGCGCACCATGATACGCTGAACAACTTTGAGCATTCCTTCAAACTTCCTGTAGACCTTGGACTTTTTGGATTTGGGCTGGCGAATGCAGGTGTAGAATTTTCATCAATGGGGAACGCAACTGTTGCCGTACTTTTAGCACTCGCTATCGGTAAGACGGGGGGCATCTTCATGTTCTCATGGATCGGTCATAAGTTAGGTTTTCCCCTACCGGCCGGCATGGGATGGCGAAGCCTTATGACCGCGGGTTGTGTGGCAGGACTAGGATTAACCGTAGCATTATTTGTTGCAGGAGTTGCATTCACAGAACCAGGACTTCAAGGAGCCGCAAAAATGGGCGCACTCCTATCTGCTTTCATCGCTCCAATTGCAATGTTTATGGGTCGAGCACTTGGGGTACGCCAAGAGTTTGAACGACTGAGTCGTGAAGAAACTACCATTATCGAAGATATGGACATTGCGTACGAGACGCCAGCAGACGAAGTGCCGGCAGACGAGTACGAGCAACCACAGGTGGCTTCCGGAGAAGAGGAGCAGACTCCCCTTCAGTAA
- a CDS encoding DUF342 domain-containing protein: MCISPKRRVREQAMAKPVFEIKDEFFHLKAFAEEQDTKLFIDVERFTVIENVSFEHLEKMVLQYLDPQYLDQDVLKDVARGLKQHTLVQQRRIAKGVLPKKGANGKIVYLKRRLSKDPHRDPAEDEDVSVSLRDLSLFENIHIGDAVARIYHPKEGLPGVNVFGKGLPAAPGDPVKVTLDKNSLIQESGAAEGLGYDRVIAQVDGYLEVQDSRLAIKEEFVVPGDLNAEFGNIDFIGSVHIKGDVLAGYGISADKGIKIGGSVNRTELRSLNGPVEIVGRFFGEGTGRIVSRKDVSVKSIQSATIDARGDVFIKEEARNTTIRTTSTLQAPKAQILGGKSFIVAGAVVGEFGSKEEIKTEMLLGSDIEVSEEYQMLLVRIEEHQKGLELIEAHLGPYARNPARIQLLSPQLRPKLETLLTKRERVEKSLEGLNEKRELMLSEAIPETNSIVSVNRAFHPRVRLIVNEKKFEVKESLKGPISICFEAVSEEFEVKDFEEVSPAFSDEEMGNE, translated from the coding sequence ATGTGCATCTCCCCAAAGAGGAGGGTGAGAGAACAAGCAATGGCAAAGCCCGTTTTCGAAATCAAAGATGAATTTTTTCATCTCAAAGCCTTCGCGGAGGAGCAAGATACGAAGCTCTTTATTGACGTTGAGCGATTTACTGTCATTGAAAATGTATCATTTGAACACCTTGAGAAGATGGTGCTTCAGTATCTTGACCCGCAGTATCTTGATCAAGATGTGTTAAAGGATGTTGCCCGAGGGCTCAAGCAACATACGCTCGTTCAGCAACGGCGTATCGCTAAAGGCGTTCTTCCAAAGAAAGGAGCGAATGGTAAAATCGTTTATCTAAAGAGGCGTTTATCAAAGGATCCGCACAGAGATCCCGCTGAAGATGAGGATGTATCGGTATCATTAAGAGATCTTAGCCTCTTTGAAAACATTCATATCGGGGACGCTGTTGCCCGAATTTATCATCCAAAGGAAGGTCTTCCTGGGGTCAATGTTTTTGGAAAGGGACTCCCAGCAGCTCCTGGAGATCCCGTTAAGGTTACTCTTGACAAGAACTCGCTCATTCAAGAATCAGGAGCAGCAGAGGGGCTCGGCTATGATAGAGTCATCGCTCAAGTGGATGGCTATTTAGAAGTGCAAGATTCTCGGCTGGCGATCAAAGAAGAATTCGTAGTTCCAGGGGACCTCAATGCAGAATTTGGGAATATCGATTTTATCGGATCGGTGCATATTAAAGGAGATGTTCTTGCAGGATATGGAATATCAGCAGATAAAGGGATTAAGATCGGCGGTTCTGTAAATCGAACAGAACTGCGCTCTTTGAATGGTCCAGTTGAGATTGTTGGCCGATTCTTTGGGGAAGGGACTGGAAGGATCGTTTCTCGGAAAGATGTTTCGGTAAAGTCCATACAAAGCGCTACCATTGATGCGAGGGGTGATGTTTTTATTAAGGAAGAGGCCCGTAATACGACTATTCGAACGACCTCAACGCTCCAAGCGCCTAAAGCCCAGATTTTGGGAGGGAAAAGCTTTATAGTTGCAGGGGCCGTAGTAGGGGAATTTGGGAGCAAAGAGGAGATTAAGACAGAAATGCTTCTCGGGAGTGATATTGAGGTTTCTGAGGAATACCAAATGTTACTAGTGAGAATTGAGGAGCATCAAAAGGGGCTTGAACTGATAGAAGCGCATCTTGGGCCTTATGCGAGAAACCCCGCTCGTATTCAGCTTCTCTCTCCACAACTGAGACCAAAACTCGAGACCTTGCTCACAAAGAGAGAAAGAGTTGAGAAGAGCCTGGAAGGACTAAACGAGAAAAGAGAGCTTATGTTAAGCGAGGCAATACCCGAAACCAATAGCATTGTTTCAGTGAATAGAGCCTTCCATCCGCGGGTGCGGCTGATAGTGAATGAAAAAAAATTCGAGGTTAAAGAGAGCTTAAAGGGCCCGATCTCAATCTGTTTTGAAGCAGTGAGTGAGGAGTTTGAAGTAAAGGACTTTGAAGAAGTCAGTCCTGCCTTTAGTGATGAGGAGATGGGAAATGAGTAA
- the secE gene encoding preprotein translocase subunit SecE gives MASKTGSVNAGKSKAFNKSKAAKDTGGSSSKSSVKKAKAERSVSPRSSGGEGVMGQSASFFRESIDELKKVTTPTKQETVQATIVTIIIMVFVALCLFLLDFLFGNLMESVLG, from the coding sequence TTGGCTTCAAAGACAGGCAGCGTGAACGCTGGTAAATCAAAGGCTTTCAACAAATCTAAAGCCGCGAAAGATACCGGTGGGTCATCGAGCAAGTCGTCTGTAAAGAAAGCCAAAGCGGAGCGCTCAGTGAGCCCACGCTCGTCTGGTGGCGAGGGAGTAATGGGTCAGTCCGCTTCATTCTTTCGAGAGAGCATCGATGAGCTCAAGAAAGTAACGACGCCGACCAAGCAGGAAACAGTGCAAGCGACGATCGTAACGATCATTATCATGGTGTTTGTCGCATTGTGTTTGTTTTTGCTCGACTTCCTTTTCGGTAATCTCATGGAGAGCGTGTTAGGATAG